One segment of Pseudophryne corroboree isolate aPseCor3 chromosome 10, aPseCor3.hap2, whole genome shotgun sequence DNA contains the following:
- the LOC134967012 gene encoding lutropin subunit beta-like translates to MFSSQVLVQLLVVYLSAVQGHRTCHLTNATISAEKDHCPRCITFTTTICSGHCHTTDSVYKTALYPHEQQICTYTDIRYRTIKLPDCLPGTDPFFTYPVAVGCGCGHCKMDYSDCTVHSSEPDVCVKSRIEI, encoded by the exons ATGTTCAGTTCCCAGGTGTTGGTGCAACTCCTGGTTGTTTACTTGTCTGCTGTGCAAGGACACCGGACCTGCCACCTCACCAACGCCACCATCTCGGCAGAGAAAGACCACTGCCCAAGGTGCATCACCTTCACCACCACCATCTGTAGTGGTCATTGTCATACAACA GATTCGGTGTACAAAACAGCCCTGTACCCACACGAGCAGCAGATCTGTACCTATACAGACATCCGTTACAGGACCATCAAGCTGCCCGATTGCCTGCCCGGCACAGACCCCTTCTTCACCTATCCTGTGGCGGTGGGCTGTGGCTGCGGCCACTGCAAGATGGACTACAGCGACTGTACCGTGCACAGCAGCGAGCCAGACGTCTGCGTGAAGAGCCGCATTGAGATTTAA